In the genome of Coraliomargarita sinensis, one region contains:
- a CDS encoding type I restriction-modification system subunit M, whose protein sequence is MAEQNGNLQKEINNIVWRACDTFRGTIDPSQYKDYILVMLFVKYLSDLHRDRYDALKEQFGDDEAMIQRRLQRERFVVPEGCSYYDLYEKRNKDDVGEQINKALEALEDANKKKLAGVFRNIDFNNQHSLGETKDRNRRLKNLLEDFHDERLDLRPSRIGSADIIGNCYLFLISHFASDAGKKGGEFYTPDEIAELLARLVKPESGDRICDPTCGSGGLLVKAAEQVEDGDFAVFGQEINGGTRALAKMNMFLHGIDNATVEWGDTLNNPKLIENDALQKFNVVVANPPFSLDKWGADDAQNDQYARYHRGIPPKSKADWAFITHMVETAVNDGGRVGVVVPHGVLFRGSSEGKIREAMIKENLLDAVVGLPEKLFFGTGIPAAILIFKTGRERKDVLFIDASREFESGTKQNRLSEANMGKILQTYEKYETTEKYSYVAPFEEIKENDFNLNIPRYVDTFEPEPEVDLAAVTQEIEETEAALVEVQSRIKGYLAELGIDGTGGGDNE, encoded by the coding sequence ATGGCTGAGCAAAACGGAAACCTCCAAAAAGAGATCAACAATATCGTCTGGCGCGCTTGTGACACTTTCCGTGGCACCATCGACCCTTCTCAATACAAGGACTACATTCTGGTGATGTTGTTCGTGAAATACCTCAGTGACCTCCACCGGGATCGTTACGATGCTCTCAAGGAGCAGTTCGGCGATGATGAGGCCATGATTCAGCGCCGCCTACAGCGCGAGCGCTTTGTGGTGCCCGAAGGTTGTAGCTACTACGATCTCTACGAAAAACGGAACAAGGACGATGTCGGGGAGCAGATTAATAAGGCCCTTGAAGCCCTAGAGGATGCGAACAAGAAAAAGCTCGCCGGGGTTTTTCGGAATATCGACTTTAATAATCAGCATAGCCTGGGTGAGACCAAGGATCGCAATCGTCGTTTGAAAAACCTGCTGGAGGACTTCCATGATGAGCGCCTCGACCTGCGCCCTTCCCGTATTGGTTCGGCTGACATTATCGGCAACTGCTACCTCTTCTTGATCTCCCACTTTGCCAGCGACGCGGGAAAGAAAGGCGGGGAGTTCTACACTCCCGACGAAATTGCAGAGCTACTAGCGAGATTGGTAAAGCCGGAGTCTGGTGACCGAATCTGCGACCCCACCTGTGGTTCTGGCGGATTACTTGTCAAAGCTGCGGAACAGGTCGAAGATGGTGATTTTGCCGTCTTTGGGCAGGAGATTAACGGTGGTACCCGTGCGCTGGCTAAGATGAATATGTTCCTGCACGGGATTGATAATGCCACGGTCGAATGGGGCGACACCCTGAATAATCCGAAGCTCATTGAAAATGATGCCCTGCAAAAGTTTAATGTCGTGGTGGCAAATCCCCCTTTCTCTTTAGACAAGTGGGGCGCGGATGATGCTCAGAATGACCAGTATGCCCGTTATCATCGTGGTATACCTCCCAAGTCAAAGGCCGACTGGGCTTTTATCACTCACATGGTCGAGACGGCGGTGAACGATGGTGGTCGTGTTGGTGTGGTAGTGCCACATGGTGTTCTTTTTCGAGGCAGTTCCGAAGGTAAGATTCGTGAAGCCATGATTAAGGAAAACTTGTTGGACGCGGTTGTGGGTCTCCCAGAAAAGCTGTTCTTCGGTACCGGGATTCCAGCGGCAATTCTTATCTTTAAAACTGGGCGTGAGCGTAAGGACGTTCTCTTTATTGATGCCTCTCGTGAGTTTGAGTCGGGGACGAAGCAAAACCGCCTCTCTGAGGCCAATATGGGTAAAATCCTCCAGACCTATGAGAAGTATGAAACGACGGAGAAATACAGCTACGTCGCACCCTTCGAGGAAATAAAGGAGAACGATTTTAACCTGAATATCCCACGCTATGTAGACACCTTCGAGCCTGAGCCTGAAGTCGATCTAG
- a CDS encoding restriction endonuclease subunit S, which translates to MTRTNVKLAELLNIKLGQSFRKTVLEDSESGHYIVQTKDILPGGRVSGDLMPMSTLNESPKPNVVQGDILVLCRGVRFNAGVVGVLQGPTTAQNMFHILRLKSEAGVLPEFVAAFINTPATQEHLKSMSKGATVQHLRVDDLGSLRIPIPPMEEQSAFVELTSAVHQEQQLSSNLISLRRKQLSALLGTL; encoded by the coding sequence ATGACTCGCACGAACGTAAAGTTAGCCGAACTGCTGAATATCAAACTCGGCCAATCATTTCGAAAGACTGTCTTGGAGGATTCTGAGAGCGGTCATTATATTGTGCAGACCAAGGACATTCTTCCCGGGGGGCGCGTCTCCGGTGATTTGATGCCGATGTCTACCTTGAATGAATCTCCTAAGCCGAATGTGGTGCAGGGGGATATTCTGGTTCTGTGCCGTGGGGTTCGTTTTAATGCTGGTGTAGTTGGAGTGCTTCAGGGGCCGACGACTGCTCAAAATATGTTTCATATATTACGGTTGAAGTCCGAGGCGGGCGTCCTACCTGAATTCGTGGCGGCTTTTATAAATACCCCAGCTACCCAGGAGCATCTAAAATCCATGTCTAAGGGGGCCACTGTCCAGCATCTGCGCGTGGACGATCTTGGAAGTCTGCGGATTCCAATTCCTCCAATGGAGGAGCAGTCGGCTTTCGTTGAGTTGACCAGTGCGGTGCATCAAGAGCAGCAGTTGTCTTCTAATCTAATTTCTCTTCGGCGGAAGCAACTTTCCGCATTGCTAGGAACACTTTAA
- a CDS encoding type I restriction enzyme HsdR N-terminal domain-containing protein, which yields MNVTAAAKLLSEQADLDLQWPETLPQAIYAINVPDVPSGDPLELGEDFHACLEAHLGGRWVSKDHYYSCSAVAEILRDLGLETKNFSTEVPVKRGHLVGKADIVAQDTEKKPWVVEIKTTQGRYALAPSTAEFCQLALYAGLMDKPDANLACIRINFKIGKVSVFIAQEKTAVLKIMNSVTPNFIEAA from the coding sequence ATGAACGTCACGGCAGCAGCAAAATTGCTCTCTGAGCAAGCGGACTTGGACCTCCAATGGCCTGAGACGCTGCCGCAGGCTATATATGCTATTAACGTTCCTGATGTTCCCTCTGGGGATCCTCTTGAACTGGGAGAAGATTTCCATGCCTGCCTGGAAGCACATTTAGGCGGGCGCTGGGTTTCAAAAGACCATTACTACTCATGTTCAGCGGTCGCAGAAATTCTTCGCGACCTAGGACTTGAGACGAAAAACTTTTCAACGGAGGTACCAGTGAAACGCGGCCATTTGGTCGGAAAGGCTGATATCGTTGCCCAGGATACCGAGAAAAAGCCCTGGGTAGTTGAAATTAAAACCACCCAAGGTAGATATGCTTTGGCTCCCTCGACGGCTGAATTTTGCCAGCTGGCGCTGTATGCTGGATTGATGGATAAACCCGATGCTAACCTAGCGTGCATTCGGATTAATTTTAAGATTGGCAAAGTCAGTGTGTTTATTGCTCAAGAGAAAACGGCTGTTTTGAAAATCATGAACTCCGTTACTCCAAATTTCATTGAGGCCGCGTAG